Proteins co-encoded in one Nitrospiraceae bacterium genomic window:
- a CDS encoding (2Fe-2S)-binding protein, whose product MYVCLCKGLTESDVREAGRTGCVTTRQLIAEFGLRDKGCCGRCAKNIHELVALAQSHLDGLGNKIAS is encoded by the coding sequence ATGTATGTGTGCCTCTGCAAAGGGTTGACTGAATCGGATGTGCGGGAAGCTGGCCGAACAGGCTGCGTGACGACCCGCCAGCTTATCGCTGAGTTCGGACTTCGCGACAAGGGATGTTGCGGTCGCTGCGCCAAGAACATCCACGAGCTTGTCGCGCTGGCTCAGAGCCACTTGGACGGTTTGGGAAATAAGATCGCGTCCTGA